DNA from Brassica napus cultivar Da-Ae chromosome C4, Da-Ae, whole genome shotgun sequence:
TTGTGTATCACAACTGACCAATTCCTAACTATCGAAGATCTCTTGCTACAACACCAGTTGCTTCACACACAAGTATTTCACTCACAagaaccctaaaacctaaatcaCTATTGGAGAATTCTTTCATTCTATTTCTCTGACGGCTAACCTAATCACAATTCATTCGTCTCCTACTTATTGTTGAGAATTTTATAATCTTGAATATCTTTTTTCCTATAATCTTTGCAGCCACATCATCATTTCAGAATAGTAATCATCTTGCTTCCTTGTGCTCAATATTCTTGATCTTACATATTTATTCAGTTTTTAAGGTTTTGAGGTTTGGAAAAATGTTACCGAAGTACACCGAACTATCATTTGGTTTAGTGTAGAATTCGGGTTATTCGCTTCCGTTTCggtattattatttattctgaATTGAACCAAAATTGGttatgtaaattttgattttccgggtttttggtttgtttagggttattttagtttattcagTTTATTTGGTTGATATATTTCAAACCCATTGGTTTTAGCTTGATGAACGGAACATAACCCAAAAACCGATTAAAATTGGCCGATCAGTTTACTTGTTCAACCGGATgttaaaacgaaaaaaaattgttttgtttccttTGGTTCACATCGAATGAATGCCCAATGCTAATTTACATCATTTTCCCCAAAATgagataaacaaatataaatttgtgTTTTACTTCAATTGTTTCCCTCATTTGTCTCCTCAAAATAGAATATTCTAAATATTCTATCTCTAATACTTATTTTTTAGCTctaataatactttttatttttaaaagttacaaTGTTacccaaaaataattttattttaactatatctttattatataaataaattcaagACTGTGAGGTCACACACTTTTGGTGCGGCCATCTCTTggacatttagaaaatattcgGATGAGACGGTGTAGCTATTGGACCCCATGCTTGAAGCACTGGAGGACATTCGAAGATAGCATAAGTTACAGATTCGCCTGGTTCCCCGCACTTCGGACAAATGTTTTCACATCACATATGGTGATGAGTCAAATTTCTTATGACAACTACATGTTCTGAGATTAATTGTCatataaaatgacaatttttttgagGAATATTTATCTTCCAAGCAAAGACTTGGGGTTTCGTGATGCTTGGTTTTGTTAAAACAACATTTTCTTCAGGTTTAGGTAAGTTTCTGGCCATCAAGTATCCCGATTTAACAGTATATAAACCAGTTTTGGTAAAATTTTAGCAATAATATATGTAAAGAACGGCTTATGGCGGatgctatttttatttaaaatatcaaaatgataCTATTTTATGAAGCATAggaaataatttgttttgttagcgtaatttattaaaacttgtgacaaagtatttatttaAGTAATCTTAAAAGTGTTTTAATGTTATTTCATCCTATAgacattatttgagaagtgatttgaCACATTTACTCTCTACAACTATTTTCACCCAAAAAATGTGACATGACtactaaaattgatgacatgtcttatgACTAAATATGATATGTacaattacatttaatgttgttttagatttttttgtaaactttttataatatggtaataactaatagattacatttaatattgatttatatttttggtaaactttttagaaTATGCTAAaactcatatatcatcattcaaataaatatatttaaatatgaaattataaatttcgaaatattaattaattctatttttttataattatataatttttgttataaaattttcaaatttttttacaatttgttataaaaatgataaagttttaatcttaatatcagtagtttcttttatatatctacaaattttataaatactgtttagttttaaattttgataattataaaaatttatatcaaatttttattaacttATACAAGtttattaaccaaaaaaaattgataaaaaatctatctaatattataatttaaaatatatacatatatattctttaatatatataatttaaaatgaaaaatatgtttatcttaattttgtgtttaattaaataaatttgatattaaaatattgataaaaaaaataataaaatctacaatattaataaaaaattatatttaaatataattataaatttaaaacatttattaaaacacCTCGTTGTTTGTTAAGTAAAAAACATGCggatatttttgctgttggcggcaaaaaatagagaaactaAGAGCTGAAAACGAAAAAGCGAGCGAGCAAGCgagagagaggaagatgaagaaaccAATTcctaaaattagggttttcggcCAGCGATCGATCGCCCCTTCTTTCCTTAATCCTAATTCGATTCCGTAAGCGCTGCGAAAATCccattatctctctctctctcttgatttcTAAATTCCGATTGTTTGCGATATTTATTTAACAGTGTGGAAGACGACTCTTCGTCGAAGAAAGTGAACAAGTGCGCTTCGTTTTCAGAGTTTCTCGATAGCAAGCTTAACAACAAATCTGTGCTCTTTAAGCCCAACAACGCTCAGGTATTTGATTGATGGAGAAATGAAAATCTTCTCTGCTTTGCTCTTAGTAGAAGTTTAATGATAACACCCTTTCTTACCGTCTCTTGTTATAATTTAGAAATCATCACAGGAAGGACCAAGACTTTTCACCTCATTGGTTAGCTCCAAGGATGTGACACATCTCTCTCATCGGTTTGGGATGGAGAAAAAGGCTtcacaagaaaagaaaattggGGATGGTGGCCTTGAAAAGACAATGCTTCGGCAGTTTAAGCCAATAGAGACCCAGATAAGCGAACATGTTGTGATGAGTAGGGCCGATGCGAGTCTTGAGCCCTTGGATCAAGCCACTGCTGAAGAGGTTGATCTTTTGACGACAAGCTTTACTGAGATCAATGATGATATCATTGTTAAGGATGATAAACTATcgaagaagagaaaagatcCTTTCGAAGGTATGTATGTCATCACtttcattttcattattttaagtTCTTCATAGTTGATCATATTGAATCGCTAGGTATGGAGAGCATGGATAGAACGAGAAAGCCTGTTTTAGTCTTTGGAGACGACTCAAAGTCGGTGCAAGAGGAAGGTGAAAGAGGAAGCAACAGCACCAGTTGTAAGAAGCAGAAACCCACTTATAACCATTGTGAGTGACAATCAACTTCTTTTACCTACttgaaacaaaaactctttATAAAGTCGATACTCATAAAAAAACTTGCCAACAGATGCAAATGGCTCAGGGTTTTGGGACCGTGACATGGAAGGTGTTGACTCGGAAGAAGTGGGACATGGTGAAGTGTGGGAAGGAGTTGGTTCGACCACGTTCGGGGATATAGTTGATTGGCACTAACAAGTAACAACCAAGTTGGTCCTTGTCAACCTTTAATTGTGGCTTAAGAGTCTGAGAAGAGATCAACAAATGGTGTAACTAGCGTAGGTAGCAAAGTCCTTTATTTGGTATAACTCTGTGGAACGAGAATTAGTTTCTTTGGTGTTTTGACAGCCAATCCATCTTTCGTATTGCTGCAACGTTGTTAAACATTTTCAACAAGGATTTGTACTCTTTAAAACGTTATTCCACCAATGGACAAAGACCTCTCTTTTATAACAAGACTAATACA
Protein-coding regions in this window:
- the LOC106426999 gene encoding uncharacterized protein LOC106426999; translation: MKKPIPKIRVFGQRSIAPSFLNPNSIPVEDDSSSKKVNKCASFSEFLDSKLNNKSVLFKPNNAQKSSQEGPRLFTSLVSSKDVTHLSHRFGMEKKASQEKKIGDGGLEKTMLRQFKPIETQISEHVVMSRADASLEPLDQATAEEVDLLTTSFTEINDDIIVKDDKLSKKRKDPFEGMESMDRTRKPVLVFGDDSKSVQEEGERGSNSTSCKKQKPTYNHYANGSGFWDRDMEGVDSEEVGHGEVWEGVGSTTFGDIVDWH